The following nucleotide sequence is from Synechococcus sp. KORDI-52.
CTGGTCTAAAGTTACTGACAAGAACGGATCAATGCCTCTATTTGATGGCATAACTGGTGTTAGCGCAGGATCTCTCATAGCGCCTTTTGCGTACATTGGAACGAAGCAAAGCCTCGAAAAGATCAACCATTTTTTTCGAAATACAAGTCCCGATTTTGTTGTCTTAAGGAAGCCGATCTTTCTTGCTCCAAACAACATGAGCTTGGCGCGAGTACCAGGCCTAGAAAGAGCAGTCGGAGAAGCATATAACCAGTCAACTGCTCAGCAAATTGTCGACAAAACAAGTTCCGGTCGACTTCTGCTGATTCAGTCAACAAATCTAGACTTGGCATTTCCAGCTGTTTTTAATTTTGTTGCAGCAGCCAAGAAATCTGTAGCTGAAAATGATGCAAAACCAATGACAAATATTCTTCTTGCATCAACCGCCATCCCCGGGATGTTTCCGCCACGTGAGATGAACGGTTTTTTATATGTAGATGGAGGAGTTGAAGGTAATTTTTATTATGGAGGACATCCTTCAAAACCTGTAAATACCTTCGGCGGAATTTGGAAAAGAAAGCATCCTGGCATCCCAATTCCGAAGACCCGTTATTGGGTGATCATCAACGGTAATCTCAGGGAGTCGCCGAAAACCAGTGAAACTGGATGGGCCAGTATTGCGTATAGAAGTCTAGAAGTTTCTGAGGGTTCAGGACAAGTTGTTTCGCTCAGAGAGCTCTTCTCAATTGCAGAGTTAACCAAACTTCGTGGTCTTGGCGAAGTTGAAGTTCGTTGGATCGCTATCAACGAGCCTCTCAAACGTGGTGTTTTCCCAAAAATATTTAACAACAATGAGATGAGACGATTGTCCAATCTGGGTGAAAGTCTGGGACGCGATCCTAATTCCTGGAATTTAGCCTCACCTTGACCTTTTCAAATCATCCTGAATGTAAGAATAAAAATGGGCGGGCAACTTCGAACTTAATCAACTGTACATAAAAACTCCTCTCACAAACTTCAAGATTACATTGGGTAGATTGACTTAAGGATAAAGAAAGCAGCGATTGCTGATTTTTCACTAATTTATGAAGAACCCGAGAATGCCATCTCAAGAGCGGCCAATCAGTCCATAAGCAAACGACAAACTTTAAATAAGAACTGATCAATCACTGGATGGCTAGCAATTTCCTGGCCATGACGCTTCCTCTGGAGCATTTGGATAAAGCTTTTGAAGAATCTCCTTCGATTTCGGACCATTCTTGTCGAGCAACTCTGTCTAAAGACTGAGTGATGAATTGGGGAACAAGAACAAACCGGAGAGGAGAGGAGAGGAGAGGAGAGGTGAGGAGAGGAGAGGAGAGGAGAGGAGAGGAACACTGCTTCGCAGCAGATAGGCAGTCCAACGATTCGGGATATACCAGGAAATCATTAGGCCGTGACCAGCAAAGAGCTTGCGAAGCGAGCCGCGCTGAACTACAAGATGGCCCCAGACTCGGTAATGCTTAATCCGCGCGCCCGATCTACCAGTGCTTGAATCCGACCGTTGAGATTGATAAAAAGAAAACGTTCACTACTCTGTTCATTCGTCACAAAGTGGACCAATGCCCAGTGATAGGGCACAGCCATTTCTTCAAACAAGATGAGGAGCTTCCAGCCGTTTTGAGTGGCATAGATCAGACAGCAGATTTCGCTATGCGCTGAAGACGACCACGTTTCGGCGAGCGTAACCTGCCTGGCGAGTCTTGATGTTTGGCTCATGTCATCGTCTCTTTAATGCCAAAACCTCTAATCAACACTAGGGAGCCAGTTCGATCGTTCCACTGAGTGCTCCAATCTTGAACTTAGATCAAATCAACCAAGCATCTTCTTGCTGCAGGCACCATGACGCAGCCAATCTTGGCGCTGATCTCTGATGGTCATCCAGTTGCCCATAATTGACCCAGTTGCACAAAATTCCAGGGACAACTCAGGGACATGCCCTTCAGACCGTTAACAGGAACTGGGAATAAAGCGGCAGCAGCAGCCAGGAACCCCAGCGCTGATCCGCAGGATTCACACCAACTCCAGCCACCACGCTGCCCATCAATAGGGTGATTCTGCAGAGGAATGGATCAGGTCATTCATCAGGCCGATCACTTCATCCCACATCGCTGCAGCCATCACGGCAAGCGGTCGGATGCGCAGAACAAGCAGATCCCCTGCGCAACGCGCACCGCTGGACAACTGGTAAGTCGGAGCTGTCGAAGAGATCAGGACCGCTCAGGCTGAGCGTCGTGTCAGCCGCGCAAACTCCCTTTACATTCCCGCTGTCGGGTTAGCCGACCTTTCTTATTTGCAACCGGGATTCGTCCCACCGGCTTTTTCCGTTCTCATGACCACCACCCTCCAGCAGCGCTCCGGAGCTTCCAGCTGGCAGGCCTTCTGTGAGTGGGACACCTCCACCAACAACTGATTCATTGTTTGGCAGGAAATGCGATCGCTCAGAAGCTCAGGTCCATATCACTCTTGAGGTGGTTTTGATGCTTTTTAGCTCTTGAAAGAAAGATGATTGATTTTACTTTTAAAAGATGAATCAAAATGCATTTCGTGATCAGAACTGAACATGGTGAAATTATTTTCTTGATTTATTGTTAAGGATTGCGTGCATGTTTTGAAAAATATTTAAGGGGCATAAGTTTTATTTTAATGCTCATGACTTGCATGAGTTTAGTGTTGTGCATAGGCTCACAATCCTTCTCGCCCAAAGTAGCGCGTGCATGATACCGGCTGATCTATGCCTGCTGCATAAGCATGGGGCTAGAGAATATTTCCTGATACTATGCATAACTACTGAAAATCTTAATTTACATCTGTTGATTAGTTGATGACTACTCATAGAGGATGCTATTGACTTTCAACGTGATCGGAATCCAACGCATGCAAACGAGCCTTAAGCAATTAGAACCTTTTTGGTATCCGCTGATGCCATTGGAAGCATGGGATGGTGAGCCACTTTCGGTTCAATTGCTGGGTCGAATGCTTGTTTTATGGCGTCGCAGGGATGGTCAAATAGGCGCCTTGGATGATCGCTGCC
It contains:
- a CDS encoding patatin-like phospholipase family protein, with product MKNNHAWRFWLWITASFCLGTISSLVLIALVFFGVVDFNPENRLAKRVNIPRDELTQRRKQEMVEFLERKRRWTEKLVDRMHDRYLENPNSTMDFLVISGGGEHGAFGTGFLVGWSKVTDKNGSMPLFDGITGVSAGSLIAPFAYIGTKQSLEKINHFFRNTSPDFVVLRKPIFLAPNNMSLARVPGLERAVGEAYNQSTAQQIVDKTSSGRLLLIQSTNLDLAFPAVFNFVAAAKKSVAENDAKPMTNILLASTAIPGMFPPREMNGFLYVDGGVEGNFYYGGHPSKPVNTFGGIWKRKHPGIPIPKTRYWVIINGNLRESPKTSETGWASIAYRSLEVSEGSGQVVSLRELFSIAELTKLRGLGEVEVRWIAINEPLKRGVFPKIFNNNEMRRLSNLGESLGRDPNSWNLASP